One genomic region from Paraburkholderia azotifigens encodes:
- a CDS encoding IS5 family transposase, whose product MTQLGLGLDLSTKRTRKREFLDEMTRVVPWQKLIALIEPHYPKGKTGRPPFPIQTMLRIHFMQQWFSLSDPAMEEALHDIPLYREFALLGTGMTRLPDESTILRFRHLLEAHELSARMLATVNEILQAKGLMLKVGSAVDATLISAPSSTKKAGTRDPEMSQTQKGGSWYFGMKAHIGVDVESGLVHTVKCTPANVHDITVAHELLHGDEQVAFADAGYVGIEKRGETGAVQWHVAMRPSKRRKLDKSKRLDRIYEKVERLKAGVRAKVEHPFRVLKCQFGYLKARYRGLAKNTAQIETQFALINLWLARGVLGKAK is encoded by the coding sequence ATGACACAACTTGGTCTTGGTCTGGATCTGTCGACGAAGCGCACCCGCAAGCGCGAGTTTCTCGATGAGATGACGCGCGTGGTGCCGTGGCAGAAGCTGATTGCGCTCATCGAACCGCACTATCCGAAAGGCAAGACTGGCCGCCCGCCTTTTCCGATCCAGACGATGCTTCGCATTCACTTCATGCAACAATGGTTCAGCCTCTCGGACCCGGCGATGGAGGAGGCGCTGCACGACATCCCGCTGTACCGGGAGTTCGCGCTGCTGGGCACGGGCATGACGCGGCTGCCTGACGAGAGCACGATCCTGCGATTCCGGCACCTGCTTGAGGCCCATGAGCTGTCGGCCAGAATGCTGGCGACGGTCAACGAGATCCTGCAGGCGAAGGGCCTGATGCTCAAGGTGGGCTCGGCGGTCGACGCAACGCTGATTTCGGCACCCAGTTCGACGAAGAAGGCTGGCACGCGAGACCCCGAGATGAGCCAGACGCAAAAGGGCGGCAGCTGGTACTTCGGTATGAAGGCGCACATCGGAGTCGATGTGGAGTCGGGGCTCGTGCATACCGTCAAGTGCACGCCGGCAAATGTTCACGACATCACGGTGGCGCATGAACTGTTGCACGGCGACGAGCAGGTTGCGTTTGCCGATGCGGGCTACGTGGGCATCGAGAAGCGAGGCGAAACGGGTGCCGTCCAGTGGCACGTGGCGATGAGGCCGAGCAAGCGAAGAAAGCTGGACAAAAGCAAGCGGCTGGACAGAATCTACGAGAAAGTCGAGCGGCTCAAGGCGGGCGTGCGGGCGAAGGTTGAGCACCCGTTTCGGGTGCTCAAATGTCAGTTCGGCTATCTGAAGGCGCGGTATCGGGGACTGGCGAAAAACACGGCGCAGATCGAAACGCAGTTCGCGCTGATCAATCTCTGGCTGGCTCGCGGGGTGCTCGGTAAAGCGAAATGA
- a CDS encoding HlyD family secretion protein — translation MTIRNIIGFIATAIVFVVAILIGRALWVHYMDEPWTRDGRVRAEVVNIAPDVSGAVVELPVRDNQFVHKGDLLMQIDPSHYQIAVEQAQAAVAARKAELQMRRDDAQRRADMDSLVVSKESRENATHTASAAEAQYQQALAALDAAKLNLERTRVVAPVDGYVTNLNVYRGDYAIAGSAKLAVVDSNSFWVYGYFEETKLPHVKVGDKADIRLMSGGTLKGHVESISRGIYDRDNPQSRELLADVNPTFNWVRLAQRVPVRVKIDSVPDGVLLSAGTTCTVVVTPS, via the coding sequence ATGACTATCAGAAACATCATTGGATTCATCGCGACGGCCATTGTGTTCGTCGTCGCGATCCTGATCGGCCGTGCGCTGTGGGTGCATTACATGGACGAGCCGTGGACGCGCGACGGCCGCGTGCGCGCCGAAGTCGTGAACATTGCGCCGGACGTGTCGGGCGCCGTGGTCGAGCTGCCGGTGCGCGACAACCAGTTCGTGCACAAGGGCGATCTGCTGATGCAGATCGATCCGTCGCACTACCAGATCGCCGTCGAGCAGGCGCAGGCGGCCGTCGCCGCGCGCAAGGCCGAGCTGCAGATGCGGCGCGACGATGCGCAGCGGCGGGCGGACATGGACAGCCTCGTGGTATCGAAGGAAAGCCGCGAGAACGCGACGCATACGGCTTCGGCTGCCGAAGCGCAGTATCAGCAGGCGCTTGCCGCGCTGGATGCGGCGAAGCTGAATCTGGAGCGCACGCGGGTGGTGGCGCCTGTCGACGGGTATGTGACGAACCTGAACGTGTATCGCGGTGATTATGCGATTGCCGGGTCGGCGAAGCTGGCTGTCGTCGATAGCAACTCGTTCTGGGTGTATGGGTATTTCGAGGAGACGAAGCTGCCGCACGTAAAGGTCGGCGATAAGGCTGATATCCGCCTCATGAGCGGCGGGACTTTAAAGGGGCATGTCGAGAGTATTTCTCGCGGGATTTATGATCGCGATAATCCGCAGAGCCGTGAGTTGCTTGCTGATGTGAATCCGACTTTCAATTGGGTGAGGTTGGCGCAGCGCGTGCCAGTGCGGGTCAAGATTGATTCTGTGCCTGACGGCGTTTTGTTGTCCGCTGGGACAACCTGCACTGTTGTTGTCACGCCGTCCTGA
- a CDS encoding MFS transporter, protein METSLDKGALAGAAASASATATARPQAKTVYSILGAISFSHLMNDMIQSLILAIYPMLKANFSLSFGQIGLITLTYQITASLLQPLVGFYTDKHPKPYSLPVGMGFTLSGLLLMSVAPSFGVLLIAAALVGCGSSVFHPESSRVARMASGGKHGLAQSLFQVGGNAGSSLGPLLAALIVIPHGQRSIAWFSAAALLGILVLTHISRWYKHHPATKKARAGAAPHATLSRGKVAFAMSILVLLVFSKYFYLTSINSYFTFYLIDRFHLPVQAAQVHLFVFLAAVAAGTMIGGPVGDRIGRKYVIWVSILGVAPFTLLLPYANLFWTGVLTVIIGIVLASAFSAILVYAQELIPGKVGMVAGLFFGFAFGLGGIGAAVLGQLADATSIPYVYKVCSFLPLLGILTVFLPDVEGKRASKA, encoded by the coding sequence ATGGAAACCAGCCTCGACAAAGGCGCCCTGGCTGGCGCCGCTGCTTCAGCTTCCGCCACGGCTACCGCCAGGCCGCAAGCAAAGACCGTTTATTCGATTCTTGGCGCGATCAGCTTCTCGCATCTGATGAACGACATGATCCAGTCGTTGATCCTTGCGATCTATCCGATGCTGAAGGCCAATTTCTCGCTGTCGTTCGGGCAGATCGGCCTGATCACGCTCACGTACCAGATCACGGCGTCGCTGCTGCAACCGCTCGTCGGCTTCTACACGGACAAGCATCCGAAGCCGTATTCGCTGCCTGTCGGCATGGGCTTCACGCTGTCGGGTCTGCTGCTGATGTCGGTTGCGCCGAGCTTCGGCGTGTTGCTGATCGCTGCGGCGCTGGTCGGCTGCGGATCGTCGGTGTTTCACCCGGAGTCGTCGCGGGTGGCGCGCATGGCGTCGGGCGGCAAGCATGGTCTTGCGCAGTCGCTGTTTCAGGTGGGCGGCAACGCCGGCTCGTCGCTGGGGCCGCTGCTTGCCGCGCTGATCGTGATTCCGCATGGCCAGCGCAGCATTGCGTGGTTTTCGGCGGCGGCGCTCCTCGGCATTCTCGTGCTGACCCATATCAGCCGCTGGTACAAGCATCATCCCGCGACGAAGAAAGCGCGCGCGGGCGCTGCGCCGCATGCGACGCTATCGCGTGGCAAGGTTGCGTTTGCGATGAGCATTCTGGTGCTGCTGGTGTTCTCGAAATATTTCTACCTGACGAGCATCAACAGCTACTTCACGTTCTATCTGATCGACAGGTTCCATCTGCCCGTGCAGGCGGCGCAGGTCCATCTGTTTGTGTTCCTTGCGGCTGTCGCGGCGGGCACGATGATCGGCGGCCCGGTGGGCGACCGGATTGGCCGCAAGTATGTGATCTGGGTGTCGATTCTCGGCGTCGCGCCGTTCACGCTGCTGCTGCCGTATGCGAACCTGTTCTGGACTGGCGTGCTGACCGTGATCATCGGGATCGTGCTGGCTTCTGCTTTCTCGGCGATTCTTGTGTATGCGCAGGAATTGATTCCCGGGAAGGTCGGGATGGTGGCCGGTTTGTTCTTCGGATTCGCCTTTGGGCTTGGCGGGATCGGGGCTGCCGTGCTGGGGCAACTGGCTGATGCCACCAGCATTCCCTATGTCTATAAGGTTTGCTCGTTCTTGCCGTTGCTGGGGATTTTGACTGTTTTCCTGCCGGATGTTGAGGGGAAGCGGGCTTCCAAAGCCTGA
- a CDS encoding efflux transporter outer membrane subunit, whose product MQFPVRKGIAALSVLTISLIIAGCASTGHIAPQSASTDPASLDVGAAIRAANADAQWPAADWWRAYNDPQLNAWIEQAQAGNPSLAAAQARVREARSIAGVAKSAELPQVNGSMQIQRKQWPNNVFYGPGELAGQQSWNNTAELGLSYHLDLWGKDRNATEEALDVAHARAADYRAAQLELEANIVRAYIQMSLNYALLDIAKSTLEQQQQVAALANRRLKGGIGTQLEVAQAETPLPEYERQIDAIEESIALGRNQLAALAGKGPGAGDSITRPQLALSGVAGLPSTMPAELIGHRPDIVAARWTVAAQARGIDVAKADFYPNIDLLASVGGYAAMGPLFGFLKSQAGGWTAGPALSLPIFTGGRLRSQLGAASAGYDVAVEQYNQSIVNALKEIADEVVRMRSLDTQLKDAQRSVATANKSYQLAREGYRRGLTDYVNVLIAQTQLLRAQEGIAKVQAGQLQAHATLVAALGGGVIDPAEGPSQKDVLPAHGKGKSNGTSDGTSNGATKAAATATPGAH is encoded by the coding sequence GTGCAGTTTCCGGTAAGAAAAGGGATCGCCGCACTGTCGGTTCTTACGATCTCGTTGATAATCGCCGGCTGTGCGAGCACGGGACACATCGCGCCCCAATCGGCCAGCACCGATCCCGCGTCGCTCGACGTCGGCGCCGCGATCCGCGCGGCCAATGCCGACGCGCAATGGCCCGCCGCCGACTGGTGGCGCGCCTATAACGATCCGCAGCTGAACGCCTGGATCGAACAGGCGCAGGCGGGCAATCCGTCACTCGCGGCGGCGCAGGCGCGCGTGCGCGAGGCGCGGTCGATCGCGGGCGTCGCGAAATCGGCGGAACTGCCGCAGGTCAACGGCAGCATGCAGATCCAGCGCAAGCAGTGGCCCAACAACGTCTTCTACGGTCCGGGCGAGCTGGCTGGCCAGCAGTCATGGAACAACACGGCCGAACTCGGCCTGTCCTACCACCTCGATCTGTGGGGCAAGGACAGGAACGCGACCGAGGAAGCACTCGACGTCGCGCACGCGCGCGCCGCCGATTACCGCGCCGCGCAGCTCGAACTCGAAGCGAACATCGTGCGCGCGTATATCCAGATGTCGCTGAACTACGCGCTGCTCGACATCGCAAAGTCGACACTGGAACAGCAGCAACAGGTCGCGGCGCTCGCGAACCGGCGGCTGAAAGGCGGCATCGGCACCCAGCTCGAAGTCGCGCAGGCGGAAACGCCACTGCCCGAATACGAACGCCAGATCGACGCGATCGAAGAATCGATCGCGCTCGGCCGCAATCAGCTGGCCGCGCTCGCGGGCAAAGGCCCCGGCGCGGGCGATTCGATCACGCGCCCGCAGCTCGCACTGTCCGGCGTCGCGGGCCTGCCGTCGACGATGCCCGCCGAACTGATCGGCCATCGTCCGGATATCGTCGCGGCGCGCTGGACGGTTGCCGCGCAGGCGCGCGGCATCGACGTCGCGAAGGCCGATTTCTATCCGAACATCGATCTGCTCGCGTCCGTCGGCGGCTATGCGGCGATGGGGCCGCTGTTCGGCTTCCTGAAGTCGCAGGCGGGCGGCTGGACGGCGGGCCCGGCGCTGTCGCTGCCCATCTTCACGGGCGGGCGTCTGCGTTCGCAACTGGGCGCGGCGTCGGCGGGCTATGACGTGGCCGTCGAGCAATACAACCAGTCGATCGTCAACGCTCTAAAGGAAATCGCCGACGAAGTCGTGCGGATGCGTTCGCTCGACACGCAGTTGAAGGACGCGCAGCGCTCCGTCGCGACGGCCAACAAGAGTTATCAGCTGGCGCGCGAAGGTTATCGACGCGGCCTGACCGACTACGTGAACGTGCTGATTGCGCAGACGCAGCTGCTGCGCGCGCAGGAAGGCATCGCGAAGGTCCAGGCGGGACAGTTGCAGGCGCACGCGACGCTCGTCGCAGCGCTCGGCGGCGGCGTGATCGATCCCGCCGAAGGTCCGTCGCAAAAGGACGTGCTGCCTGCGCACGGCAAGGGCAAGAGCAACGGCACAAGCGACGGCACAAGCAACGGCGCGACGAAGGCGGCCGCGACGGCCACGCCCGGCGCTCACTGA
- a CDS encoding FUSC family protein — MPSNSSVSRTPPSPGAFYAAFLDWARTDGRTWIYLFKALAACFLALGVAMKLDLPQPRTAMTTVFIVMQPQSGMVFAKSFYRICGTLIGLVVMMALIGLFAQQPELFIIATAIWVGICTAGAARNRNFRSYGFVLAGYTAALIGIPASQHPDGAFMTALTRVAEVVVGILCSGVVSALVFPQHAGEQMRSTVRARFSSFVDYVCAALSGNVDRARIEDTNAKFVADVVGFEAVRSVAVFESPDARMRNGRLSRLNSEFMTVSTRFHALHQLMNRLRVSDTAGATAAVDALEPYFREISPLLSKSGEPVLTAADAAHAAAQLEAFKTGLPKRMRATRAELEHRADVPLLDFDTGAELLYRFVDDLHAYAATYASLAVATHERERWIERYEPRTNGIAAGVAGLRAAVVMAILGAFWIATAWPSGSTLTLNAAAVCALASSSPNPTRTAFQMAAGTILSSMLALCLTFGIYPHIDGFPLLCAALTPFLAFGVWMTTRPKLAGYGVGYCIFFCFLAGPDNVIHYDPGSFINDAMALAISMLVASIAFAVLLPPSTPWLRNRLLIDLRAQVVLACRGRIGSLWRLRTRFESGARDLMHQINALAASEADVRRETMRWMFAVLEIGNAVIDLRSEVAALPRDARHAPSMPWRASLRATCAAVSRLFERPRTERLDDALAATADAIAAVQQTLATFTPPRDERHRLQRILSHLHFIRSALLDPQSPLGQLGDAGGLDGDAPQGVRHAT, encoded by the coding sequence ATGCCCTCGAATTCCTCCGTCTCCCGCACCCCGCCCTCACCCGGCGCGTTCTACGCAGCATTTCTCGACTGGGCGCGCACCGACGGCCGCACGTGGATCTATCTGTTCAAGGCGCTCGCCGCGTGCTTTCTCGCGCTCGGCGTCGCGATGAAGCTCGACCTGCCGCAGCCGCGCACCGCGATGACGACCGTCTTCATCGTGATGCAGCCGCAAAGCGGCATGGTGTTCGCGAAGAGCTTCTACCGGATCTGCGGGACGCTGATCGGTCTCGTCGTGATGATGGCGCTGATCGGCCTGTTCGCGCAGCAGCCCGAGCTGTTCATCATCGCAACGGCAATCTGGGTCGGCATCTGCACGGCGGGCGCCGCGCGCAACCGCAATTTCCGCTCGTATGGCTTCGTGCTCGCGGGCTATACGGCGGCGCTGATCGGCATTCCCGCCTCGCAGCATCCCGACGGCGCGTTCATGACGGCGCTCACGCGCGTCGCCGAAGTCGTGGTCGGAATTCTCTGCTCGGGTGTGGTGAGCGCACTGGTGTTCCCGCAGCACGCAGGCGAGCAGATGCGCAGCACTGTGCGCGCACGCTTCTCGTCGTTCGTCGACTATGTGTGCGCGGCGCTCTCGGGCAACGTCGACCGCGCACGCATCGAGGACACCAACGCGAAGTTCGTCGCCGATGTGGTCGGCTTCGAGGCCGTGCGCAGCGTGGCCGTGTTCGAAAGCCCCGATGCTCGGATGCGCAACGGCCGTCTGTCGCGTCTGAACAGCGAGTTCATGACGGTATCGACACGTTTTCACGCGCTGCATCAGTTGATGAACCGCTTGCGCGTATCGGACACGGCAGGTGCGACGGCCGCCGTCGATGCGCTCGAACCGTATTTCCGCGAGATTTCGCCGTTGCTGAGCAAGTCGGGCGAGCCGGTGCTGACGGCCGCCGACGCGGCGCACGCAGCGGCGCAGCTCGAAGCGTTCAAGACCGGCCTGCCGAAGCGCATGCGCGCGACGCGCGCCGAACTCGAACATCGCGCCGACGTGCCGCTGCTCGATTTCGACACGGGCGCCGAACTGCTTTACCGCTTCGTCGACGACCTGCATGCGTATGCCGCGACCTATGCGTCGCTTGCCGTGGCGACGCACGAACGCGAGCGCTGGATCGAGCGCTACGAGCCGAGGACGAACGGCATCGCGGCGGGCGTCGCGGGCCTGCGCGCGGCCGTCGTGATGGCGATTCTCGGCGCGTTCTGGATTGCGACCGCGTGGCCGAGCGGCTCGACGCTGACGCTGAACGCGGCGGCTGTCTGTGCGCTCGCGTCGTCGTCGCCGAATCCGACGCGCACCGCATTCCAGATGGCGGCGGGAACGATCCTGTCGTCGATGCTCGCGCTGTGTCTGACGTTCGGCATCTATCCGCATATCGACGGCTTTCCGCTGCTGTGCGCCGCGCTCACGCCGTTCCTCGCGTTCGGCGTGTGGATGACCACGCGCCCGAAGCTGGCGGGTTACGGCGTCGGCTACTGCATCTTTTTCTGCTTCCTCGCGGGCCCGGACAACGTGATTCATTACGATCCGGGCAGCTTCATCAACGACGCGATGGCGCTCGCGATCTCGATGCTGGTCGCGTCGATTGCGTTCGCGGTGCTGCTGCCGCCGTCGACGCCGTGGCTGCGCAACCGGCTGCTGATCGATCTGCGCGCGCAGGTGGTGCTCGCGTGCCGCGGACGCATCGGAAGCCTGTGGCGGCTGCGCACGCGCTTCGAGAGCGGCGCGCGCGACCTGATGCATCAGATCAACGCGCTGGCGGCGAGCGAAGCCGACGTGCGACGCGAGACGATGCGCTGGATGTTCGCGGTGCTGGAGATCGGCAATGCCGTGATCGACCTGCGCAGTGAAGTGGCGGCGCTGCCGCGTGACGCGCGCCATGCGCCGTCGATGCCGTGGCGCGCCAGTCTGCGCGCGACCTGCGCGGCCGTGAGCCGCCTGTTCGAGCGTCCGCGCACGGAGCGCCTCGACGACGCGCTGGCCGCGACGGCCGATGCGATCGCCGCCGTCCAGCAGACGCTCGCCACGTTCACGCCGCCGCGCGATGAGCGTCATCGGCTGCAACGCATTTTGAGTCATCTGCATTTCATCCGGAGCGCGCTGCTCGATCCGCAATCGCCGCTGGGGCAACTCGGCGACGCTGGCGGCCTGGACGGCGACGCGCCACAAGGAGTTCGCCATGCCACGTGA
- a CDS encoding DUF1656 domain-containing protein, producing the protein MPREIAVLDAYVPAIVLLFIAGAAITWVLDRAMAWTGLYRVVWHPSLFRASLLVCVCGVLGLAVYR; encoded by the coding sequence ATGCCACGTGAGATTGCCGTACTCGACGCGTACGTGCCTGCCATCGTGCTGCTGTTCATCGCGGGCGCCGCGATCACCTGGGTGCTCGACCGCGCAATGGCCTGGACGGGCCTGTATCGCGTCGTGTGGCACCCGTCCCTGTTCCGCGCGAGCCTGCTCGTGTGTGTGTGCGGCGTACTGGGCCTCGCCGTTTATCGTTAA
- a CDS encoding 5'-methylthioadenosine/adenosylhomocysteine nucleosidase, producing the protein MSALPSEATAEATIPRRPLGVMAALQQELGDLLIAMRAEGAVETITHGKRDYHLGTVHGAPCVVTLARVGKVAAAATVSALIHAFDVEAVLFTGVAGGVGPAVRIGDIVVAQSLMQHDMDASPLFPRFEVPLLGMSRFAADAPLTAALASACERFIEEEGDALSQRFLTEARPVVHCGLILSGDQFVASATAVDMLRAALPDALAVEMEGAAIAQVCYEYNVPCAIVRTISDTADAHAPASFVTFLTEIAGTYSSGILKRFLSPRGQVRD; encoded by the coding sequence ATGAGCGCGCTGCCGTCTGAAGCAACTGCGGAAGCAACGATTCCGCGCCGTCCGCTCGGCGTGATGGCGGCGCTGCAGCAGGAACTCGGCGATCTGCTGATCGCGATGCGCGCCGAAGGCGCCGTCGAAACCATTACGCACGGCAAGCGCGACTATCACCTCGGCACGGTGCACGGCGCGCCATGCGTGGTGACGCTGGCGCGCGTCGGCAAGGTCGCGGCGGCGGCGACCGTGAGCGCGCTGATTCACGCGTTCGATGTCGAGGCCGTCCTGTTCACGGGCGTCGCGGGCGGCGTCGGGCCGGCTGTGCGGATCGGCGATATCGTCGTCGCCCAATCGCTGATGCAGCACGACATGGATGCATCGCCGCTGTTTCCGCGTTTCGAAGTGCCGCTGCTCGGCATGTCGCGCTTTGCCGCCGACGCGCCGCTGACGGCCGCGCTGGCGAGCGCCTGCGAGCGGTTCATCGAAGAAGAGGGCGATGCGCTGTCGCAGCGTTTTCTGACCGAGGCGCGTCCAGTAGTGCATTGCGGGCTGATTCTGAGCGGCGATCAGTTCGTCGCCAGCGCGACAGCCGTCGATATGCTGCGCGCCGCGTTGCCGGACGCGCTCGCCGTCGAGATGGAAGGCGCAGCGATCGCGCAGGTCTGCTACGAATACAACGTGCCGTGCGCGATCGTGCGGACCATTTCCGATACGGCCGACGCGCATGCGCCCGCATCGTTCGTCACGTTTCTGACCGAAATCGCGGGCACGTATTCAAGCGGGATTCTGAAGCGGTTTCTGTCGCCGCGCGGCCAGGTCCGCGATTAG
- a CDS encoding propionate--CoA ligase, translating to MPTPPGVPYSVQTRVSAKNQDGPMTTYREFHRRSIESPEDFWREQANRIHWETRFDTVLDRSNPPFARWFVGGRTNLCHNAVDRHLAERAQQNALVYVSTETGIERRYTYAELHAEVNRMAAVMRSLGVKRSDRVLIYLPMIPEAVFAMLACARLGAIHSVVFGGFAAPNLAARIDDAKPVLIVTADAGARAGKVIDYTPLVDEAMSRATHKTPHVLLIDRQLTPERLNAPYLVAYEPLREQFFDAHVQCEWLESTEPSYVLYTSGTTGKPKGVQRDVGGYAVALAASMEYIFEGKAGDTMFTASDVGWVVGHSYIVYAPLIAGLTTLMYEGTPIRPDGGIWWRLVEQHKINLMFTAPTAIRVLKKQDPALLKQADLSSLRTLFLAGEPLDEPTASWIADALGKPVVDNFWQTETGWPILAIQRGVEALPQKLGSPGVPCYGYDLTLRNEHTGEPCPPGEKGVITLGYPLPPGCMSTVWGDDARFVKTYWESVPNQQVYSTFDWGIQDEDGYVTILGRTDDVINVAGHRLGTREIEEALSAHKAVAEVAVVGVTDPVKGQAAIAFVVVRDAGAYESDDARTKLSADLCATVDRQLGAIARPAHVVLVSMLPKTRSGKLLRRAIAALAEGRDPGDLPTIEDPSALQQIREAVAARLTSK from the coding sequence TTGCCCACGCCACCTGGCGTACCCTATTCTGTCCAGACCCGCGTCAGCGCAAAAAACCAGGACGGCCCGATGACCACCTATCGCGAGTTCCACCGCCGCTCGATCGAATCCCCGGAAGACTTCTGGCGCGAGCAAGCCAACCGCATCCATTGGGAAACCAGATTCGACACCGTCCTCGACCGCTCGAATCCGCCCTTCGCCCGCTGGTTCGTCGGCGGCAGAACCAACCTCTGTCACAATGCGGTCGACCGGCATCTCGCAGAACGCGCGCAACAGAACGCACTCGTCTATGTGTCGACGGAAACGGGCATTGAGCGCCGCTACACCTACGCCGAACTGCACGCGGAAGTGAACCGGATGGCAGCCGTGATGCGCTCGCTCGGCGTCAAGCGCAGCGACCGCGTGCTGATCTATCTGCCCATGATCCCCGAAGCCGTGTTCGCCATGCTCGCGTGCGCACGGCTAGGCGCGATCCACTCGGTCGTGTTTGGCGGCTTCGCAGCGCCAAATCTCGCCGCGCGCATCGACGACGCCAAGCCCGTGCTGATCGTCACAGCCGACGCAGGCGCGCGCGCCGGCAAGGTGATCGACTACACGCCGCTCGTCGACGAAGCGATGTCGCGCGCGACGCACAAGACGCCGCACGTGCTCCTGATCGACCGGCAACTGACGCCCGAACGTCTGAACGCGCCCTACCTCGTCGCCTACGAGCCGCTGCGCGAACAGTTCTTCGACGCCCACGTGCAATGCGAATGGCTCGAATCGACTGAACCGTCTTACGTGCTCTACACGTCGGGCACGACGGGCAAGCCGAAGGGCGTGCAGCGCGACGTCGGCGGTTATGCGGTGGCACTCGCGGCATCGATGGAATACATCTTCGAAGGCAAAGCGGGCGACACGATGTTTACCGCGTCCGACGTCGGCTGGGTCGTCGGTCACAGCTATATCGTCTACGCGCCGCTGATCGCGGGTCTCACGACGCTCATGTACGAAGGCACGCCCATCCGTCCCGACGGCGGCATCTGGTGGCGGCTCGTCGAGCAGCACAAGATCAACCTGATGTTCACCGCGCCGACGGCGATCCGCGTGCTCAAGAAACAGGACCCCGCGCTCCTCAAACAGGCGGACCTGTCGAGCCTGCGCACACTCTTTCTCGCGGGCGAGCCGCTCGACGAACCGACGGCTTCCTGGATCGCGGACGCGCTCGGCAAACCCGTCGTCGATAATTTCTGGCAAACGGAAACCGGCTGGCCGATTCTCGCCATCCAGCGCGGCGTCGAAGCACTGCCGCAAAAGCTCGGCTCGCCGGGCGTGCCCTGCTACGGCTACGACCTGACGCTGCGCAACGAGCACACGGGCGAGCCGTGTCCGCCGGGCGAAAAAGGCGTGATCACGCTCGGCTATCCGCTGCCGCCGGGCTGCATGTCGACCGTCTGGGGCGACGACGCACGCTTCGTCAAAACGTATTGGGAAAGCGTGCCGAACCAGCAGGTCTATTCGACGTTCGATTGGGGTATTCAGGACGAAGACGGCTACGTGACGATCCTCGGCCGCACCGACGACGTGATCAACGTCGCGGGCCATCGCCTCGGCACGCGCGAAATCGAAGAAGCGCTGTCGGCTCACAAGGCGGTGGCGGAAGTGGCCGTGGTCGGCGTGACCGATCCCGTCAAGGGACAGGCGGCAATTGCGTTCGTCGTCGTGCGCGATGCGGGTGCGTACGAATCGGACGATGCACGCACGAAGCTGTCCGCCGATCTGTGCGCGACCGTCGATCGCCAGCTCGGCGCGATCGCGCGGCCCGCGCATGTGGTGCTGGTGTCGATGCTGCCGAAGACGCGCTCGGGCAAGCTGTTGCGCCGCGCGATCGCCGCGCTCGCCGAAGGCCGCGATCCCGGCGATCTGCCGACCATCGAAGACCCGTCGGCGCTGCAGCAGATTCGCGAAGCCGTCGCAGCGAGGCTGACTTCGAAGTAA